AGATACGTTTTGGCGACAACGACACGCTGGCGGCGCTGGTGGCCAATCTCATCGAGGCGGATCTGCTGCTGATCCTCACCGACCAGCGCGGTCTGTACGAGCGCGATCCGCGCCAGGACCCGGACGCGAAACTGCTGGCCGAAGGCAGGGCCGGTGATCCCCAGTTGCTCTCCATGGCCGGCGGTTCCGGCGCGCTCGGTCGTGGCGGCATGCGCTCAAAACTGCTGGCGGCGGAGAAGGCGGCGCGCTCGGGTGCCTCGACGGTGATCGCCCCGGGGCGGGAAGCGAACGTGATCACGCGCGTGCTGGACGGTGAGCCGGTCGGTACTCATCTGCAGGCGGCGCAGGGACGGGTGGCGGCGCGCAAACAGTGGCTGGCAGGACAGTTGCGCGCCACGGGCAAACTCCGGCTCGATGCCGGCGCGGTCAAGGTCATCCGCGACGGCGGCAAGAGTTTGTTGCCGGTGGGCGTAAAGGCCATCGAGGGCGCATTCACCCGCGGTGAAATCGTTTCCTGTCTCGACCCCGAAGGCCGTGAAGTGGCCCGCGGACTGGTGAATTACAGCTCGGAAGAAGCGGGGCGCATCATCGGCAAGGCGAGCGACAAGATCGAATCCATCCTTGGTTACATCGACGAGCCCGAGCTCATACACCGGGATAACATGGTCGTGTTGTAATGCGACACCCAAAAAAAAGGCCGGCAACGCCGGCCTTTTTTATTATGAAGGCTGAAAAGTCACGCGAGCGTACGCAGCTGCTGGTTGAGCCCGCTCTTGTAGCGCGCCGCGGCGTTCTTGTGGACCAGTCCTTTTCCAACCAGACGGTCGATGACGGAAGCGGCTTCGCGGAAAGCCTGCTGCGCGGCGGATTTGTCCTTGGAGGCGACGGCGGTGCGGACCTTCTTGATCTGGGTGCGCAGCTCGGTGCGCTGACCGGCGTTGCGGGCGCGATGCGCCTCGGCTTGACGCGCGCGTTTCTTTGCCTGTGCGGTGTTGGCCAAAACAATTCTCCTGGGAATGCCTCGAAAGGGCGGCAACTATGCTGATTTTGGGCGTATTTGTCAATCCCGCCGGCGGGTTATCCGGCGTTATGCAGGGGGCAACGGCGGTTGGGGTGGCCCGGTGACATCCTGTATTATCGCGGCTCGATGGAGCCATGCCCTTAAAGTGTATACGTGAGCCGCAAGCTCCTTAAATCCACGGCCGTCACCGGTGGCATGACCCTGCTGTCGCGGATCACCGGCCTGATCCGCGACATCTTTTTTGCCAGTCTCATCGGTGCCGGCACCGGCGTGGCGGCCGACGCCTTCTACGTCGCCTTCCGCATCCCCAATTTTCTGCGCCGTATTTTCGGCGAGGGCGCCTTTTCCCAGAGTTTCGTCCCGGTGTTTGCCGAGTTCAAGACCAAGTATTCGGCCGACGAGACCAGGGCCTTCATCGACCACATGGCCGGCATACTTGGCGCCATACTCTTTGTCGTCACGCTCGCCGGCGTGATCGCCGCCCCGCTGCTGGTGATGGCCCTCGCGCCCGGGTTCCTCGATGAACCGCAGAAATACGGCCTGACGGTGCAGATGCTGCGCATCACCTTCCCATATATTTTCTTCATCTCGCTGGTCGCCATGGCGGCGGGCATACTTAATACATATGGCCGTTTCGGCGCCGCCGCCTTCACGCCGGTGTTGCTGAATCTCTCGCTCATCGGCGCGGCGGTGTGGCTGGCACCGCGCCTGGACGAGCCGGTGCTGGCGCTGGCCTGGGGCGTATTCATCGCCGGCGTGGTGCAGTTGCTGTTCCAGATTCCGTTCCTGCGCGGCATCAAAATGCTGCCGCGCCCGCGCTTGCGTCTGCGCGAGCGGCATCATGGCGTGGCGCGCGTCTTCAAGCTGATGTTGCCCGCGATCTTCGGCGTGTCGGTGGCGCAGATCAACATGCTGGTGAACACGCTGCTGGCGTCGTTTCTGGTCACCGGCAGCGTCTCGTGGCTGTATTATTCCGACCGCTTGATGGAATTCCCGCTGGGCGTGTTCGGCATCGCGCTGGCGACGGTGATCCTTCCCAGCCTGGCCCGGCGACATGCCAGCAATTCGCGCGAGGATTTTTCGCATCTGCTCGACTGGGGACTGCGCTGGGTGTTCCTGGTTGCCGTGCCGGCCTCGGTGGCGCTGGTGATTCTTTCCGGGCCGTTGCTGGCGACATTTTTTTATTTCGGCAAGTTCACGGTGCATGATGTGCACATGAGCGCCAACGCGCTTATGGCATTTTCTTTCGGGTTGCTGG
The DNA window shown above is from Sulfuricaulis limicola and carries:
- the proB gene encoding glutamate 5-kinase, which produces MRDPLKSKRRIVVKIGSALLTRDGQGLNSDGIHDWAAQIAQLRGRGLELVLVSSGAVAAGMQRLGRSTRPSALHELQAMAAVGQMNLVQVYESAFQRHGLHTAQVLLTHDDLTDRRRYLNSRTTLRTLLGFGVIPVINENDTVATEEIRFGDNDTLAALVANLIEADLLLILTDQRGLYERDPRQDPDAKLLAEGRAGDPQLLSMAGGSGALGRGGMRSKLLAAEKAARSGASTVIAPGREANVITRVLDGEPVGTHLQAAQGRVAARKQWLAGQLRATGKLRLDAGAVKVIRDGGKSLLPVGVKAIEGAFTRGEIVSCLDPEGREVARGLVNYSSEEAGRIIGKASDKIESILGYIDEPELIHRDNMVVL
- the rpsT gene encoding 30S ribosomal protein S20 codes for the protein MANTAQAKKRARQAEAHRARNAGQRTELRTQIKKVRTAVASKDKSAAQQAFREAASVIDRLVGKGLVHKNAAARYKSGLNQQLRTLA
- the murJ gene encoding murein biosynthesis integral membrane protein MurJ — encoded protein: MSRKLLKSTAVTGGMTLLSRITGLIRDIFFASLIGAGTGVAADAFYVAFRIPNFLRRIFGEGAFSQSFVPVFAEFKTKYSADETRAFIDHMAGILGAILFVVTLAGVIAAPLLVMALAPGFLDEPQKYGLTVQMLRITFPYIFFISLVAMAAGILNTYGRFGAAAFTPVLLNLSLIGAAVWLAPRLDEPVLALAWGVFIAGVVQLLFQIPFLRGIKMLPRPRLRLRERHHGVARVFKLMLPAIFGVSVAQINMLVNTLLASFLVTGSVSWLYYSDRLMEFPLGVFGIALATVILPSLARRHASNSREDFSHLLDWGLRWVFLVAVPASVALVILSGPLLATFFYFGKFTVHDVHMSANALMAFSFGLLGFILIKVLAPGFYARQDTKTPMRIGVISLVINILLSLLLVIPLKHTGLALAISLAAFVNAGILFFMLRRHDVYRPSPGWFVFLVRVSLASAVMGLVLVWGAGNLDSWLQASAPERATRLSIWVVTGAVVYLLTVTAFGVRLAQLLLRKGEGAKFDD